The following proteins are encoded in a genomic region of Ferrimicrobium acidiphilum DSM 19497:
- a CDS encoding ATP-binding protein, with the protein MIMGFSSSHWVDAHQNILVTGPTGIGKSYLGCALAYAGIRSGHSALYRRAPALFADLAIARGDGRYLKVLQSLSRAEILVIDDFGLTPLTGSEPSDLLEVLEDRSERKSTIVTSQLPVDSWHEALGDPTLSDAVLDRLLCNAHVIQMNGASMRTKKS; encoded by the coding sequence ATGATCATGGGCTTTAGCTCATCTCACTGGGTAGATGCACACCAGAACATTCTGGTCACCGGTCCAACTGGAATAGGTAAGAGTTACCTTGGGTGTGCACTTGCCTACGCTGGGATTCGATCTGGCCATAGTGCACTGTACCGGAGGGCACCAGCTCTCTTTGCGGATCTAGCCATCGCCAGAGGTGATGGAAGGTATCTGAAGGTACTACAGAGCCTTTCACGTGCTGAGATACTAGTCATAGACGATTTCGGACTCACACCACTCACAGGGAGCGAACCCTCGGACCTATTGGAAGTATTGGAGGATCGATCTGAACGCAAGTCGACCATCGTCACCTCACAGCTTCCCGTTGACTCCTGGCATGAGGCACTTGGGGATCCGACGCTCTCTGATGCAGTCCTCGATCGTCTCCTGTGTAACGCTCACGTTATCCAGATGAACGGGGCCTCCATGAGGACAAAGAAGTCATGA